In Nostoc sp. CENA543, a single genomic region encodes these proteins:
- a CDS encoding CocE/NonD family hydrolase, which yields MYKILPKETASMYTRDGVRLDADIYRPDAAGELPVLLMRQPYGRAIASTVVYAHPMWYAAHGYIVVIQDVRGRGTSQGEFQLFQHEVADGADSVNWAASLPNSNGMVGMYGFSYQGMTQLYAAIAKPPALKTICPAMIGYDLYADWAYEGGAFCLHTNLAWAVQLATETARLRGDQAAYQALLAASRNLPLNNPEILQQLAPESFYHDWVVHSEPDDYWQELSPKSHFAGVDLPMLHIGGWFDTYLRGTLHLYKDMVARAATPQHLIIGPWAHLPWGRKVGAADFGQLAASPIDEMQIRWFDQFLKGVDTGLLDQPPVCLFEIGSNVWQKFSSLITPLHKYYFLSSIGLASIREDAGKLISHAPCPMPHAPDVLVHDPWRPVPAVGGHAGMPAGVFERSQIDCRSDVLTYTSAPLTADLSLLGDVLVEICCQSDQDSYDLCAVLSQVDPDGRVFNMTQGYLHCRDGKHSITRKIQLQPICIRITKGNCLRLSLSLACYPAYTMNSGNGAVLSSESLMNAQIITLTVDCGASQVLLPIMRNGE from the coding sequence ATGTACAAAATCCTTCCCAAAGAAACGGCCTCTATGTACACTCGCGATGGTGTACGCCTTGACGCAGATATCTATCGCCCTGATGCAGCAGGTGAGTTGCCTGTGTTATTGATGCGACAGCCCTATGGGAGAGCGATCGCATCCACTGTGGTTTATGCTCATCCTATGTGGTATGCGGCTCATGGCTATATTGTTGTGATTCAAGATGTGCGGGGACGTGGTACTTCCCAAGGTGAATTTCAGTTATTCCAGCATGAGGTTGCTGACGGTGCGGATAGCGTCAATTGGGCTGCAAGTCTACCGAATAGTAATGGCATGGTGGGAATGTATGGCTTTTCCTATCAGGGAATGACTCAATTATATGCCGCGATCGCCAAACCCCCAGCCTTGAAAACTATTTGTCCGGCGATGATTGGCTATGATTTGTATGCTGATTGGGCTTATGAAGGTGGTGCATTTTGTTTGCACACTAACTTAGCTTGGGCGGTACAATTGGCGACAGAAACAGCCAGATTACGTGGTGATCAAGCAGCATATCAAGCGTTATTAGCTGCATCCCGTAATCTGCCGCTAAATAATCCTGAAATTCTACAACAACTCGCGCCAGAATCTTTTTATCACGATTGGGTAGTCCACAGCGAACCTGATGACTATTGGCAAGAACTTTCACCCAAAAGCCATTTTGCAGGGGTTGATTTGCCGATGTTACATATCGGCGGTTGGTTTGATACGTATCTGCGCGGAACACTGCACCTCTACAAAGATATGGTAGCCCGTGCAGCTACTCCCCAACATTTAATTATTGGCCCTTGGGCGCATTTACCTTGGGGACGGAAAGTTGGTGCGGCTGATTTTGGTCAACTAGCAGCTAGTCCCATAGACGAAATGCAGATTCGTTGGTTTGACCAGTTTCTCAAGGGTGTAGATACAGGCTTATTGGATCAGCCTCCTGTATGCTTGTTTGAAATAGGTAGCAATGTTTGGCAGAAATTCTCCAGCTTGATCACACCATTACACAAATACTATTTTTTGTCAAGTATAGGACTAGCAAGTATTAGAGAAGATGCAGGAAAACTGATTTCCCATGCCCCATGCCCTATGCCCCATGCCCCAGATGTATTAGTCCACGACCCTTGGCGACCTGTGCCAGCAGTAGGAGGTCATGCAGGGATGCCGGCTGGTGTATTTGAGCGATCGCAGATTGATTGTCGGTCTGACGTTTTAACCTACACCAGCGCACCTTTAACCGCAGATTTAAGTCTCTTGGGCGATGTACTAGTAGAAATCTGCTGTCAATCAGACCAAGATAGTTATGATTTGTGCGCTGTGTTGTCGCAAGTTGATCCTGATGGCAGAGTTTTTAACATGACGCAAGGTTATTTACATTGCCGGGATGGGAAACACAGCATCACTAGAAAAATACAATTACAGCCAATATGTATACGCATAACCAAAGGTAATTGTTTGCGTTTGAGTTTGAGTTTAGCGTGTTACCCAGCGTATACAATGAACTCTGGCAATGGGGCTGTATTGAGTAGTGAGAGTTTGATGAATGCCCAAATCATCACGTTGACTGTTGATTGTGGTGCTTCTCAGGTTTTGTTACCGATTATGAGGAATGGGGAATAG
- a CDS encoding TetR/AcrR family transcriptional regulator, with protein MSDTPKKSQGRPRSTQAHQAILQATLELLAEVGFDAMSIDAIATRAGVGKPTIYRRYAGKEELVADAIESARQDVVIPNTGNLWNDIDELIQNAAQITLSPLGRKTVAMIISSASNNSQFAQIYWTKYLQPRREAFAVVLERAKARDEVASDLDPGLVFDTMSGIMLYALIFQPTSESWEEYVRRALHLLLNKTVS; from the coding sequence ATGAGTGATACACCGAAAAAATCACAAGGGAGGCCAAGGAGTACCCAAGCACATCAAGCCATACTGCAAGCAACTTTAGAACTGCTGGCAGAAGTGGGATTTGATGCTATGAGTATAGATGCGATCGCTACTCGTGCGGGGGTGGGAAAACCCACTATTTACAGACGTTATGCAGGGAAAGAGGAACTAGTTGCAGATGCAATTGAGAGTGCTAGACAAGATGTGGTGATTCCTAACACGGGTAATCTTTGGAATGATATTGATGAATTGATTCAGAACGCAGCACAAATCACCCTGAGTCCCTTGGGGAGAAAGACTGTTGCAATGATTATTAGCAGCGCATCGAATAATTCTCAGTTTGCTCAAATTTATTGGACAAAATACCTACAACCCCGACGAGAAGCCTTTGCTGTAGTGCTGGAACGAGCCAAAGCTAGAGATGAAGTTGCGTCAGATTTAGATCCTGGGTTAGTTTTCGACACTATGAGTGGGATTATGCTCTACGCGCTGATCTTTCAACCTACATCCGAATCATGGGAAGAATATGTGCGACGTGCTTTACATCTTTTACTCAACAAGACTGTAAGCTAA
- a CDS encoding D-alanine--D-alanine ligase family protein translates to MNKLRVGLLFGGRSGEHEVSISSARAIAKALSAAENGHKYEILPFYIEKNGRWLAGEAPQQVLQSGVPLLDAPNSPVSETHDLVSHGKTPVLERWQSPSQVAEVDVWFPILHGPNGEDGTIQGLLTLMQVPFVGSGVLGSALGMDKIAMKMAFEQAGIPQVKYKAVTRAQVWSNPCVFPKLCDDIEAELGYPCFVKPANLGSSVGISKVRSRQELEAALDQAASYDRRIIVEAGVTAREVECAVLGNDNPQASVVGEITFNSDFYDYETKYTEGKADLLIPASIPDEISRQVQELAIKAFAAVDAAGLARVDFFYVEATGEVLINEINTLPGFTATSMYPQLWSYSGVPFPELVDRLIQLALERHQ, encoded by the coding sequence ATGAACAAGTTGCGGGTGGGATTACTGTTTGGTGGTCGTTCTGGAGAACATGAAGTTTCTATTAGTTCCGCACGGGCGATCGCTAAAGCCCTCAGTGCGGCGGAAAATGGTCATAAGTACGAAATATTGCCTTTTTATATCGAAAAAAACGGCCGTTGGCTAGCAGGCGAAGCCCCGCAACAAGTTCTGCAATCAGGTGTACCTTTATTAGACGCACCAAATAGTCCAGTTTCCGAAACACATGATTTAGTTTCTCATGGTAAAACCCCAGTCCTTGAGCGTTGGCAATCACCTTCTCAAGTTGCAGAAGTAGATGTCTGGTTTCCGATTCTGCACGGGCCGAATGGCGAAGACGGGACGATTCAAGGTTTACTGACTCTAATGCAAGTGCCGTTTGTCGGTTCTGGGGTGTTAGGTTCGGCTTTGGGGATGGATAAAATAGCCATGAAAATGGCCTTTGAGCAAGCAGGCATACCTCAAGTAAAATATAAAGCCGTTACGAGAGCGCAGGTGTGGTCAAATCCTTGCGTGTTTCCGAAATTGTGCGACGACATTGAGGCGGAATTGGGCTATCCTTGCTTTGTCAAACCTGCCAACCTTGGTTCATCGGTGGGGATTAGTAAAGTGCGATCGCGCCAAGAATTAGAAGCAGCTTTAGATCAAGCCGCCAGTTATGACCGTCGCATTATTGTAGAAGCTGGAGTTACAGCTAGAGAAGTAGAATGTGCCGTTTTAGGTAATGACAACCCCCAAGCCTCTGTCGTTGGAGAGATTACGTTCAATAGCGACTTCTACGATTATGAAACTAAATATACTGAAGGTAAAGCAGATTTACTGATACCCGCATCCATCCCCGACGAAATTAGTCGCCAGGTTCAAGAATTAGCCATAAAAGCATTTGCTGCCGTTGATGCGGCTGGTTTAGCCAGAGTAGATTTTTTCTATGTAGAAGCCACCGGAGAAGTCTTGATCAATGAGATTAACACTTTACCTGGATTCACAGCTACTAGTATGTATCCTCAACTCTGGTCTTATAGCGGCGTTCCCTTCCCAGAACTAGTGGATCGTTTAATTCAGTTGGCATTAGAGAGACATCAATAA
- a CDS encoding gas vesicle protein yields the protein MTTTPLQPTRPATNSSRTISTSTQGSTLADILERVLDKGIVIAGDISVSIASTELLHIRIRLLISSVDKAREMGINWWENDPYLSSRSQDLIAENQQLHQRLESLETQLRMLTAAKEQETVTLSAHTENEVSSPIEADSQLEA from the coding sequence GTGACTACCACTCCACTACAGCCAACACGTCCTGCGACTAACTCTAGTCGCACAATTTCTACATCCACACAGGGTTCTACCTTAGCAGATATTCTCGAACGGGTGTTAGATAAAGGAATTGTGATTGCTGGTGATATCTCTGTTTCCATTGCTTCCACGGAACTCTTACATATCCGCATTCGTTTGCTAATTTCTTCCGTTGATAAAGCCCGTGAGATGGGTATAAATTGGTGGGAAAATGACCCCTATCTCAGTAGTAGGTCTCAGGATTTAATTGCAGAGAACCAACAACTGCATCAACGGCTAGAAAGTTTAGAAACTCAGTTACGTATGTTAACAGCAGCCAAGGAGCAAGAGACCGTAACATTATCTGCTCATACTGAGAATGAAGTTAGTAGTCCAATAGAAGCAGATTCTCAACTTGAGGCTTAG
- the gvpN gene encoding gas vesicle protein GvpN — translation MTLTANHTVNNKKRAVLRVRPGQFVVTPAIERVAIRALRYLTSGFAIHLRGPAGTGKTTLAMHLANCLDRPIMLVFGDDEFKSSDLIGSESGYTHKKLLDNYIHNVVKVEDELKQNWVDSRLTLACREGLTLVYDEFNRSKPEVNNVLLSALEEKILTLPPSSNQPEYLHVHPQFRAIFTSNPEEYCGVHSTQDALMDRLVTINMPEPDEQTQIEIIVHKTGISREDAQLIVRLVKAFRLGTGGEKTSGLRSCLMIGKVCAEHNILVLPENSDFREICADVLFNRTNWSASEATTIFLELLNQLHTQSLEESHHNAASDEAVNEPEEEAMEENTAPSQQKGLVINKNIPTTEESN, via the coding sequence ATGACCCTTACTGCAAATCATACTGTAAATAATAAAAAAAGAGCCGTTCTTCGTGTTCGTCCTGGACAGTTTGTCGTCACACCCGCAATTGAGCGAGTGGCTATCCGTGCATTACGTTATCTCACATCAGGGTTTGCCATTCACTTGCGTGGCCCGGCTGGTACAGGGAAAACAACTTTAGCTATGCACTTAGCTAACTGTCTCGATAGACCAATTATGTTAGTCTTCGGAGACGACGAATTTAAAAGTTCTGACCTAATTGGTAGTGAATCTGGTTACACCCATAAGAAATTGCTAGACAACTACATTCACAACGTTGTCAAAGTTGAAGATGAACTCAAACAAAATTGGGTTGATTCTCGATTAACTTTAGCTTGTCGTGAAGGTCTGACCCTAGTCTATGATGAATTCAACCGTTCTAAACCAGAAGTAAATAACGTCTTACTTTCGGCCTTAGAAGAAAAAATTCTCACCCTTCCTCCCAGCAGCAACCAACCAGAATATCTCCACGTTCATCCCCAATTTCGGGCTATCTTTACCTCTAATCCAGAGGAATACTGCGGAGTTCATTCAACGCAAGACGCGTTGATGGATCGGTTAGTGACTATTAATATGCCAGAACCTGATGAACAAACTCAAATCGAGATTATAGTTCATAAAACTGGTATTTCTAGAGAAGATGCTCAGTTAATTGTCCGCTTAGTGAAAGCATTCCGGTTAGGAACAGGTGGAGAAAAGACTTCTGGCTTACGGTCTTGTTTGATGATTGGTAAAGTTTGTGCAGAACACAACATCTTGGTTTTACCAGAAAACTCAGATTTTCGAGAAATTTGTGCAGATGTGCTATTTAATCGCACCAATTGGTCTGCTAGTGAAGCTACGACTATTTTCCTAGAATTGCTCAACCAACTGCACACACAGTCACTAGAAGAATCACATCATAACGCTGCATCAGATGAAGCAGTGAATGAGCCGGAAGAAGAGGCAATGGAAGAAAATACTGCGCCTTCCCAGCAAAAAGGCTTAGTGATTAACAAAAATATACCTACAACCGAAGAGTCTAATTAA
- a CDS encoding gas vesicle protein, with protein MKKTRNRGAIRPKVTTMPRSKSEASNQLELYKLVTEQQRIKQELNFIEQRTVLLKQRLITLQTQIEGTERNIQNLRSSDTNTYPSISYPQIPFESNNYQTFEIEY; from the coding sequence ATGAAGAAAACTCGTAATCGAGGAGCAATCAGACCTAAAGTTACTACTATGCCTCGTAGTAAATCTGAGGCTTCTAATCAGTTAGAACTTTATAAATTAGTTACGGAACAACAGCGAATTAAGCAAGAACTCAATTTTATTGAACAGCGTACAGTGCTACTTAAACAACGCTTGATCACTCTTCAAACCCAGATAGAAGGTACAGAAAGGAATATCCAAAATTTACGGTCTTCAGATACGAATACTTATCCTTCTATATCCTATCCACAAATACCCTTTGAATCCAATAACTACCAAACTTTTGAAATAGAATATTAA
- a CDS encoding RNA ligase family protein, translating to MSFDFSLRSCDLNKLNSLTKYPSIPTYHALGDKGKLLEETVTFDGEVILTEKVDGTNSRIILLPDGNYVLGSREELLFAKGDLIGNPALGIVNSLQGVADLLPQSQDCITVVYLELYGGKITAASKQYTADQKVAWRLFDVAILTDIATLFEKSLQQISAWRENGGQSFLEEPQLNKTAKDYGFELTPRLATVASLPTSIKEAHELLQTMIPKTNVALDAGAKGRAEGIVARTFNRSAIAKLRFEDYERYAQRYKQ from the coding sequence ATGAGCTTTGATTTTTCATTGCGGAGTTGCGACTTAAATAAACTCAACTCATTGACTAAATATCCCAGCATTCCCACCTATCATGCTCTAGGAGACAAAGGTAAATTATTGGAAGAAACCGTCACTTTTGATGGTGAAGTGATTTTGACTGAAAAAGTAGATGGTACCAACTCGCGGATTATTTTGTTACCTGATGGTAATTATGTATTGGGCAGTCGAGAAGAGTTATTATTTGCCAAAGGGGATTTAATTGGGAATCCTGCGCTGGGAATTGTCAATTCACTCCAAGGTGTTGCAGATTTATTACCCCAGTCTCAAGATTGCATTACTGTTGTGTATCTTGAGTTGTATGGTGGCAAGATTACTGCTGCTAGTAAACAATACACTGCTGATCAGAAAGTTGCTTGGCGATTATTTGATGTGGCAATTCTGACAGATATCGCCACACTATTCGAGAAATCACTTCAGCAAATATCAGCTTGGCGCGAAAACGGTGGTCAATCATTTCTAGAGGAACCACAACTGAACAAAACCGCCAAAGATTATGGATTTGAGTTAACACCACGCCTGGCGACAGTTGCATCTTTACCCACTAGCATCAAAGAAGCACATGAGCTACTTCAGACAATGATACCGAAAACTAATGTGGCGTTGGATGCAGGCGCAAAAGGTCGGGCTGAAGGGATTGTTGCGCGAACTTTTAACAGAAGTGCGATCGCCAAGCTACGATTTGAAGATTATGAACGCTATGCTCAACGTTACAAACAATAA
- a CDS encoding lysophospholipid acyltransferase family protein — MLTKQRPQITEPGWSLNERDPAFIKSIMPVLGFFYHYYFRVQTSGWEHIQPQEKVLIVGSHNGGLAAPDMLMMMYDWFRRFGVEKPAYGLMHPKAWQISLPIAQLAAKTGAVMAHPKMAIAALRSGASVLVYPGGAEDVFRPHHLRNQIYFAGRQGFIKLALRENVPIVPAISYGAHDTLIVLADIYKVVAQLHDWGMPWLLNIDPEVFPIYLGWPWGLAIGPLPNIPFPVQIHTRVCPPIIFERYGREAASDREYVNECYQLVVTKMQHALDQLVLENSHSQTQS; from the coding sequence ATGTTAACAAAGCAACGTCCCCAAATCACCGAACCTGGATGGTCTTTAAATGAAAGAGATCCAGCGTTTATCAAGTCCATCATGCCCGTTTTGGGTTTCTTCTACCATTACTATTTCCGTGTACAAACCAGTGGTTGGGAACATATCCAGCCACAGGAAAAAGTGTTAATTGTTGGTTCTCACAATGGGGGACTAGCCGCGCCAGATATGTTGATGATGATGTATGACTGGTTCCGCCGCTTTGGTGTTGAAAAACCTGCGTATGGTTTAATGCACCCGAAAGCGTGGCAAATTAGTCTTCCGATCGCACAATTAGCCGCCAAAACTGGCGCAGTCATGGCTCATCCCAAAATGGCGATCGCAGCTTTGCGTTCTGGTGCTAGTGTATTGGTATATCCTGGCGGTGCAGAAGACGTATTTCGCCCCCATCATCTACGCAATCAAATTTATTTTGCGGGCAGGCAAGGTTTTATCAAATTAGCATTGCGGGAAAACGTGCCAATCGTACCTGCAATTTCCTATGGGGCGCATGATACATTAATTGTCTTAGCTGACATATACAAGGTAGTGGCACAGTTGCATGATTGGGGAATGCCTTGGTTGTTGAATATTGATCCAGAAGTATTTCCCATTTATTTAGGCTGGCCTTGGGGATTAGCAATTGGCCCCTTACCTAACATTCCTTTCCCTGTGCAGATTCACACCAGAGTTTGTCCACCCATTATATTTGAACGCTACGGGCGGGAAGCTGCAAGCGATCGCGAATACGTCAACGAATGTTATCAATTAGTAGTCACTAAAATGCAGCACGCATTAGACCAATTAGTCTTAGAAAATTCCCACTCCCAAACTCAATCATAA
- the gvpC gene encoding gas vesicle protein GvpC has translation MTALIPRLRQEHQSLTEEVHQLFRETREFLSETQAHRQEQAKKQAQELRAFREELEYTTQDFLQETAKTREAQAKAQAKFLHQFHKNLEQNTHNFLATTAKDRAKRAKEQRRNLRQFRQDLFASIFG, from the coding sequence ATGACGGCTTTAATACCAAGACTCCGGCAAGAGCATCAGTCACTCACTGAGGAAGTCCATCAACTATTCAGAGAGACTCGTGAATTCTTGTCCGAAACACAAGCACACAGACAAGAACAAGCTAAAAAGCAAGCACAAGAACTGCGTGCATTCCGCGAAGAACTTGAGTATACAACTCAAGATTTTCTCCAAGAAACAGCTAAAACAAGAGAAGCCCAAGCTAAAGCACAAGCCAAGTTTTTGCATCAGTTCCATAAAAATCTGGAGCAAAACACCCACAACTTTTTAGCAACAACGGCAAAGGACAGAGCTAAAAGAGCTAAAGAACAAAGACGAAATCTGCGGCAATTTCGTCAAGATTTGTTTGCCAGCATTTTCGGTTAG
- the gvpA gene encoding gas vesicle structural protein GvpA, giving the protein MAVEKTNSSSSLAEVIDRILDKGIVVDAWVRVSLVGIELLAIEARIVIASVETYLKYAEAVGLTQSAAMPA; this is encoded by the coding sequence ATGGCAGTAGAAAAAACTAATTCCTCCTCCAGCTTGGCAGAAGTTATTGATCGTATCTTAGACAAAGGTATCGTTGTAGATGCTTGGGTTCGTGTTTCTTTAGTTGGTATTGAACTATTAGCAATTGAAGCCCGCATCGTGATTGCATCCGTAGAAACCTACCTGAAATATGCAGAAGCAGTAGGTCTAACACAGTCCGCCGCAATGCCTGCTTAA
- a CDS encoding GvpL/GvpF family gas vesicle protein — protein sequence MMRSQNLYTYAFLKTPDFPLTLPEGNIAPVILINGANVSAIVELGISPATYQNDDEQVIKMVLAHDRVIRELFQQTTILPLRFGTHFHSQESLLNHIDDHAEEYLQKLKNLQNKDEYTLKLVPQVLAEPKQLAVGSGRDYFLAKKQYYEKQKIFNLDQNEQRNQLIDNITEIYPSSVIVQQQAEEFRLYFLIDRHEQAALLAQVAVWQKASPHWNLILGEPLPPYHFI from the coding sequence ATGATGCGATCGCAAAATTTATACACTTACGCTTTCCTGAAAACTCCCGATTTTCCCTTAACCTTACCAGAGGGAAATATAGCTCCAGTAATTTTGATAAATGGGGCTAATGTATCAGCTATTGTCGAACTGGGAATATCTCCAGCCACATATCAAAATGATGATGAACAAGTCATCAAGATGGTGTTAGCTCACGACCGTGTGATTCGGGAACTATTCCAGCAAACGACAATTTTACCTCTGAGATTTGGAACTCATTTCCATTCCCAAGAAAGCTTGCTCAATCACATAGACGATCATGCTGAAGAATACTTACAGAAGCTTAAAAATCTTCAAAATAAAGATGAATACACATTAAAACTCGTCCCCCAAGTATTAGCAGAGCCAAAACAGCTAGCAGTAGGTAGTGGAAGAGATTATTTTTTAGCTAAAAAACAATACTATGAAAAGCAAAAAATTTTTAATCTTGACCAAAATGAGCAGAGAAATCAATTAATTGACAACATCACAGAAATTTATCCATCATCCGTTATAGTACAACAACAAGCAGAAGAATTTCGCTTATATTTTTTAATTGATCGTCATGAGCAAGCTGCCCTTTTAGCACAGGTTGCAGTTTGGCAAAAAGCTTCTCCTCACTGGAATTTAATTTTAGGAGAACCTCTTCCCCCGTATCACTTTATTTAA
- the gvpA gene encoding gas vesicle structural protein GvpA, giving the protein MAVEKTNSSSSLAEVIDRILDKGIVVDAWVRVSLVGIELLAIEARIVIASVETYLKYAEAVGLTQSAAMPA; this is encoded by the coding sequence ATGGCAGTAGAAAAAACTAATTCCTCCTCCAGCTTGGCAGAAGTTATCGACCGTATCTTAGACAAAGGTATCGTTGTAGATGCTTGGGTTCGTGTTTCTTTAGTTGGTATTGAACTATTAGCAATTGAAGCCCGCATCGTGATTGCATCTGTAGAAACCTACCTGAAATATGCAGAAGCAGTAGGTCTAACACAGTCCGCCGCAATGCCTGCTTAA
- a CDS encoding GvpL/GvpF family gas vesicle protein has product MDCGFYLYGIFPDAIPSTIAIKGLDSQPVYSQVIDGLSFLYSEAKQEKYLASRRNLLSHEKVLEQAMQEGFRTLLPLRFGLVVKSWDTVIIQLIKPYKEKLEELFQKLHDTREVSIKIFWNPKAELQAMMESNPSLKQQRDQMEGKALSMEEVIHIGQLIESNLTARKQSVIQTFFNELKPLANEVVESDPMTEDMIYNAAFLIPWDKESLFSERVEAIDQQFGERLRIRYNNFTAPYTFAQINA; this is encoded by the coding sequence ATGGATTGTGGTTTCTATCTGTATGGTATTTTTCCTGATGCAATTCCCTCAACAATTGCCATCAAAGGATTAGATTCTCAGCCAGTATATAGTCAAGTCATTGATGGATTAAGTTTTTTATATTCAGAAGCAAAGCAAGAAAAATATTTAGCTTCTCGCCGGAATTTACTTAGTCATGAAAAAGTCCTCGAACAAGCCATGCAAGAAGGATTTCGCACACTCCTTCCTTTAAGGTTTGGATTAGTGGTGAAAAGTTGGGATACAGTAATTATCCAACTTATTAAACCATATAAAGAGAAACTAGAAGAATTATTTCAAAAATTGCATGACACGCGAGAAGTAAGCATCAAGATTTTTTGGAATCCCAAAGCTGAATTACAAGCGATGATGGAGTCTAATCCTAGTTTGAAGCAGCAGCGTGACCAAATGGAAGGTAAGGCCTTAAGCATGGAGGAAGTCATTCATATTGGACAATTAATTGAAAGTAATTTAACAGCTCGTAAACAATCTGTAATTCAAACTTTCTTTAATGAGTTGAAACCTTTGGCCAATGAAGTGGTAGAAAGTGACCCCATGACAGAGGACATGATTTACAACGCTGCTTTCTTGATTCCCTGGGATAAAGAATCTTTATTTAGTGAGCGCGTAGAAGCGATTGATCAACAATTTGGTGAACGTTTACGCATTCGCTACAATAATTTTACAGCACCATATACATTTGCTCAAATTAATGCTTAG
- a CDS encoding gas vesicle protein GvpG, which yields MLGKILLFPVMGPISGLVWIGEQIQERANTEFDAKENLHKQLLSLQLSFDMGEISEEEFEEKEEELLLRIQALEEELNVDEEVAADEDLILQPALANISELNLDEEVEADEDLILQPALANVSELNEIYQETPKMSTDYEDKENLVLSP from the coding sequence ATGTTGGGGAAAATCTTACTATTTCCGGTTATGGGGCCAATCAGTGGACTTGTGTGGATTGGGGAGCAAATTCAAGAACGTGCCAACACTGAATTTGATGCTAAAGAAAATTTACATAAACAATTATTAAGCTTACAACTATCCTTTGATATGGGCGAAATCTCAGAGGAAGAGTTTGAGGAAAAAGAGGAAGAACTGCTATTGAGAATTCAAGCTTTAGAAGAAGAGTTAAATGTAGATGAAGAAGTAGCAGCAGATGAAGATTTGATACTACAACCAGCCTTGGCGAACATCTCAGAGTTAAATCTAGATGAAGAGGTAGAAGCAGATGAAGATTTAATCCTGCAACCAGCCTTGGCGAACGTCTCAGAGTTAAATGAAATTTACCAAGAAACTCCAAAAATGAGTACAGATTATGAAGATAAGGAGAATCTAGTATTATCACCTTAG
- a CDS encoding gas vesicle protein K, with product MVCTPVENPVDLPLTTSKANNKAGLVPLLLTVVELVRQLMEAQVIRRMDQGCLSESELERAAESLQKLEEQVLNLCEIFEITPADLNINLGDVGTLLPSPGSYYPGEPGTQPSVLELLDRLLNTGIVVDGEIDLGLAQINLINAKLRLVLTSKPL from the coding sequence ATGGTTTGCACTCCGGTTGAAAATCCTGTTGATTTGCCACTCACCACTTCTAAAGCCAATAACAAAGCAGGTTTAGTTCCTCTACTGTTAACTGTAGTGGAACTAGTGCGTCAGCTGATGGAGGCGCAAGTAATTCGACGCATGGATCAGGGATGTTTGAGCGAATCTGAACTAGAACGAGCCGCAGAAAGCTTGCAAAAGTTAGAAGAACAAGTTTTAAATTTATGCGAGATTTTTGAAATCACTCCCGCCGACTTAAATATCAATTTAGGGGATGTCGGGACTCTTCTACCATCCCCTGGTTCTTATTATCCTGGTGAACCTGGAACTCAACCTTCAGTGTTAGAGCTATTAGACCGTCTTTTAAACACTGGGATTGTGGTAGATGGCGAGATAGATTTAGGGTTAGCACAAATCAATCTGATTAATGCCAAATTGCGCTTAGTTTTAACATCAAAACCCTTGTAA
- the gvpA gene encoding gas vesicle structural protein GvpA, giving the protein MAVEKTNSSSSLAEVIDRILDKGIVVDAWVRVSLVGIELLAIEARIVIASVETYLKYAEAVGLTQSAAMPA; this is encoded by the coding sequence ATGGCAGTAGAAAAAACTAATTCCTCCTCCAGCTTGGCAGAAGTTATCGACCGTATCTTAGACAAAGGTATCGTTGTAGATGCTTGGGTTCGTGTTTCTTTAGTTGGTATTGAACTATTAGCAATTGAAGCCCGCATCGTGATTGCATCCGTAGAAACCTACCTGAAATATGCAGAAGCAGTAGGTCTAACACAGTCCGCCGCAATGCCTGCTTAA